GGCAACGGGCACGTCGTCGACATCACCGCGAAGGTCGCGACAGCGGTAAAGGGCTGTGAGCTCGAATCGGGTACGGCCACGGTCTTCGTGACCGGCTCCACCGCAGGAATCACGACCATCGAGTACGAGCCGGGACTGGTGCACGATCTCACCGCCGCCTTCGAGAGGCTCTACCCACAAGCCCTTACCTACCGTCACCACGAAACATGGGGCGATGACAACGGACACAGCCACGTGCGTGCCGCGATGCTGGGTCCCTCTCTCGTCGTACCCTTCGTCGAGGGACGACTCCTTCTCGGGACGTGGCAGCAGGTAATTCTCGTGGATTTCGACACCCGACCCCGTTCACGCGATTTCGTCGTGCAGATCGTGGGATGAGTTCCATGGAGCCCATCGTCGACCCCAGGATCGAGAGTTACGTAGAGGCTCATTCGAGCCCTTCGACCGAGCTTCTGATCCGGCTGGAGAGAGAGACCCGCGAGACGATGAAGTCGCCTCAGATGTTGACCGGGCCCGAAGAAGGGCACTTTCTCCGGCTGCTCGTGTCGATCTCGAAGGCGAGGCGGATCGTCGAGGTCGGTACGTTCACCGGATACAGCGCGCTCATGATGGCGTCGGCTCTTCCCGAAGACGGCGAGCTCATCACCTGCGAGGTCAATCCCGAAGCTGAGGCCGTGGCGCGCCGCTATTTCGCCGAAAGCGAGGACGGGCACAAGATTCGCATCGTCATGGGGCCCGCTCTCGAGACGCTGTCAAGGCTCGAAGGACCCTTCGATCTCGCGTTCGTCGACGCCGACAAGGAGAACTACCCGCGCTACTACGAGAGGCTCGTCGAGCTCGTCCGCGCGGGCGGCCTCATCGCGGTCGACAACGCCCTGTGGAGCGGTGAAGTCCTCGACCCCCGAGATGACGAAAGCCGTGCCATTCATCGCCTCAACGAGATCATCCGCGACGATCCGAGGGTCGACAACGTACTCCTCACCATTCGCGATGGAATCCATCTAGTCCAGAAGCGCCAAGACGCCCGGTGACGGACCGCGCTTATCTCAACCCATACTTCTGAGGGTCTGCTCCTCGTCCCCCGCACCGTCTCGGTGCTTGCGAGGATCGACGAGAGAGTAATCCCTTATCTTCTTGTCGAGTGTCGGTCGGGTAATGCCGAGGATCTCGCTCGCCCGAGACTTGTTCCAGCGAGTATGCCGCAAGACGCGAGCGATGTACCGTCTCTCCATGTCTTTCAGCGAGGTCAGCTCGTCGCCAACGAGGCCTTTCTGCGTGCCGTCACGGCTCACGAGCGGCAGGTGTTCGGCGAGGAGCACGTCTCCATGCGCCAGGGTGACGGCGCGCGTCAGGGAGTTCTCGAGCTCTCGAACGTTTCCCTTCCAGTCGTAGTTCGTCAGACTCTCCATGACGCTCTCGGGGACTTTTCTCACGTTGGTGTGAAGGTGACGATTTACCTTTTCCAGCAGGTAGGCAACGAGCTCGGGAATGTCCTCTCGGCGCTCACGCAAGGGGGGAAGACGGATCTCCACGACTTTCAGCCGATAATAGAGGTCCTCGCGAAACTTCCCCTCGCGAACCAGCTCTTCCAGGTCACGATTGGTGGCTCCGACGATCCGGGCGTCCGTCCTTTGAACCCTCTCGCCGCCAACTCGCGAGAACTCTCGATTCTCCACCACCCGCAAGAGTTTCGCCTGGAGATTGGGGGAAACGTCGCCGATCTCGTCGAGGAAGAGCGTACCCTTTTGGGCGATCTCGATCTTGCCGCGGCTATCGCGGACCGCTCCGGTGAAGGCACCGCGGACATGCCCGAACAGCTCGCTCTCCAGCACCCCTTCGGCCAGAGCCGTGCAGTTCACGGCAACGAATGGCTCGTCCCGATTGACTGAGTTGTAGTGAATCGCGCGAGCGACGAGCTCTTTGCCGGTACCCGATTCTCCCCGTACCAACACCGTGGTCGTACTTCGGGAGAGCATCCCGATAGTCTTGAAGACCTCACGCATCTGTGGTGTTCGGCCCACGATGTTGTCCATGCTCCACGCCTGGGATGCTTCGGTGACCAGGTAGTCGAGCTTGGTGTCCATCTCTCGCATCCTCTGCGCTTTGCGGATGCTGAGAAGGAGCTCGTCGTAATCGATGGGTTTGCAGATATACTCGAACGCCCCGCGCTTCATCGCCTCCACCGTGGTCTTCATGTCGTCGAAGGCGGTGATCATGATGACGTAAGCCTTGGGGTCGATCTCCCGAATCTGCTTCAGGACCTCGATTCCCTGTATGCCAGGGAGGTGGATGTCCAGAATGACGAGATCGGGCTCGATGCGCTTGAACGCATCCACCCCCTCGATCCCGTCGGCCGCCAGATCGACATCGAATCCTTCACTCGTCAGATGGGACTTGAACGTCTGGCGGATCAGCCGATTGTCGTCAATGACCAGGATGGATTTCATGAAGCTCGCTCGTCGTTTCGTCCACGTCGGGATCCGGTTCGTAGGGAAGGGTGATGGTTAGACGGGTCCCCACACCGAGCTCGCTCGCGATCTCGATGCGCCCCCGATGCAGTTCCACGACCTTACGGGCGTTGGTCAACCCCAGGCCGGTGCCCAGGCTCTTGGTGGTGAAGAAGGGGTCGAACACCGAAGGCTGATCGCGCACGTCGATGCCGGCACCATCGTCCTCGATCTCGATCACCGCCGAGCCATCCCTCATTATCGTTCGCACGGTAATCGTACCGCCCGGCGAGACGGCTTCGGTAGCGTTGAGCAGGATGTTGAGGAAGACCTGTCGCAGCTGATCGGCGTCCACCGTAATGGGGGCAAGCTCCCCGTACTCGGTAAAGGTACGTATCCTCTTGTCGTCGATTGGCTCTTCGACGAATCGAAGCGCCTCGTCCAGCAGGTTCTCCACGCGAACGCTTGCCTTCTTGAGAGTCGGCGCTCGCGCATAGCTGAGGATGTCCTTCACGAGCTTTTCGACCTGCTGCAGTCCACTCTCGGCGATGCCGAGTTGCTCCCGCTCGAGAGAGCTCAACGCCGGGTGTTTGGCGACTTTCTGCATGTTGAGCTTGACCGCCGTGAGTGGATTGCGAATCTCATGGGCGAGCGCGGTCGCCAGGCGGCCGATGCTCGCGAGCTTCTCCGCCTCGCCGAGCTTGCGCGACGCCTCCTCGAGCTTTCGCCGGTCGTCCAGTATCTCGGCGGTCATGCGGTTGAAGTTCGCGGCCAGCTCACCGATCTCGTCGCCTGGAGGAATGTCGATCCGATGGCGCAAATCACCGTGGGCGACCCGAATCGTGCCCTCGACCAGACTCTCGAGCGGGCGGCTGATGCGGCTCGCGAGAAACACCGAGCCCAGAGCGCCCAGGGTCAGGCCGAGAAAGCCCAAGCTGATGAGCCCGATGCGGATACGCCGAATCTCCGCTTTGACTTCCTCGAGTGACAGACCGAGCTTCACCGCCCCCCAGAGCTGCTCTTCGACGAAGACTGGAGCCACGACCTCGAGGACGCTGAGCGATCGGCCATCGGGCGTGGGGAGCGAAATCTCCTCGCGAAGGACTCGACCGCGCTCGAGCCTTCCCATCTCCGCGCTGATCTCGAACAGCTCTGCGGGAAAGCTCTCGCGAGCTTCCTCGTTCGCCGCCATCGTTCGGGCATTGCGATTGAAGACGATGGCGAAGAGCACGTCTTCGTCCTCGGCGGCATATTCCATGTTTTGCTGAAGTGCGACGAGATCGTAATACTTGAGGAAGTTCTCGGAGAGCTGCGCCACCGCCCGGGCGAGCGCGACCGCGTGCTCCTCGGCACGTGCCCGCAGGACCGCGGTCTGCTCTTTCTCGACGAAGAAGATGACGATGCTCATCAAGACGGTGATGAGGGCGGTCGAGCTGAGGATGAATCGATCGCGAAGGCGAAGAGGCTTGGTGCGCCACATCGGGGCTCGGCGCCTCTCTCTAGTGTTCGATGGACGCGCCAGGAGGAAACGGCATTATTAGAGCTCGACCTCCGTTGCCGGCCCTTCCTGGGCGAACCACACGTCTTTCATCTTGATGTACGGCGCGCCGAGAGGGGTGAGCGTGAACCCCTTGACGCTCGGCCGCAGCAGATAGCGAAGCCGACCGTAGTCGGTGGGAATGATGGGCGCGTCTTGAAGGACCAATTCCTCGATGCGGTGGTACAGCTTGTTCCTCTCGGTATAGCTCGTCTCCGACCAGACCTGGTCAAGGAGGCGATCCACCTCGGGGTTGTTGTAGCCGTATACGTTCCGGTAACCCGACGAGTGGAATAGCGGCCGCAGAAAATTGTCGGGATCGGGGAAGTCCGCGTACCAGATATTGTATTGCAGTCTCGCTCCCGAGGCCTCCTCGGTGCCGAGGCCACTGGCTCGAACTGGCCGCACCTCGACTCCGATGCTGGCCAGGCAGTAGATGAGACACCGGTCGGTGTCGTTCGCCTCGCCGCGTTGGACGGGAAGCTCGAGCGGCGGTAGCCCCTTGCCGCCGGGATATCCCGCTTCGACCAGCAGCGCGCGGGCTCGCTCGAGATCCTGCTCGGTGGGTGATTCCTTGGGGATGAACCCGGGAATTCCGGGAGGCACGACGCCGGTCGCGCCCGTCACCCCCCGGGCAGCTCGGTGGGAGTCGCGAAAGCTCCTCTTGTCGAGAGCGAGATTGATGGCAAGACGGACTCTCGGATCGTTATATGGCGCTACTTGATTGGGAAAGTGGAGATAGCGGATCGCAAGGAGTCGATCGACCTCGACAGGAACCCAATCTCCGTAGGCCTGGCTCCCGTTCGTCTGCACGCAATCGGCGACTTCGTCGAGCGGCCGGGGGCTCCCCTCGAACTCGGGGGAGTTCCATGAGGCGCGTAACACGAGGGCATCCAGATGCGGACGTCCCTCGTGATAATACGGGTTGGCCTCGAGCCTCAACCCCTGCCGCACTCCGTTGACGGTCGGTACGCCCGG
This genomic interval from Vicinamibacteria bacterium contains the following:
- a CDS encoding secondary thiamine-phosphate synthase enzyme YjbQ, producing the protein MPVTTIRHSIRTEGNGHVVDITAKVATAVKGCELESGTATVFVTGSTAGITTIEYEPGLVHDLTAAFERLYPQALTYRHHETWGDDNGHSHVRAAMLGPSLVVPFVEGRLLLGTWQQVILVDFDTRPRSRDFVVQIVG
- a CDS encoding class I SAM-dependent methyltransferase codes for the protein MEPIVDPRIESYVEAHSSPSTELLIRLERETRETMKSPQMLTGPEEGHFLRLLVSISKARRIVEVGTFTGYSALMMASALPEDGELITCEVNPEAEAVARRYFAESEDGHKIRIVMGPALETLSRLEGPFDLAFVDADKENYPRYYERLVELVRAGGLIAVDNALWSGEVLDPRDDESRAIHRLNEIIRDDPRVDNVLLTIRDGIHLVQKRQDAR
- a CDS encoding sigma-54 dependent transcriptional regulator, translating into MKSILVIDDNRLIRQTFKSHLTSEGFDVDLAADGIEGVDAFKRIEPDLVILDIHLPGIQGIEVLKQIREIDPKAYVIMITAFDDMKTTVEAMKRGAFEYICKPIDYDELLLSIRKAQRMREMDTKLDYLVTEASQAWSMDNIVGRTPQMREVFKTIGMLSRSTTTVLVRGESGTGKELVARAIHYNSVNRDEPFVAVNCTALAEGVLESELFGHVRGAFTGAVRDSRGKIEIAQKGTLFLDEIGDVSPNLQAKLLRVVENREFSRVGGERVQRTDARIVGATNRDLEELVREGKFREDLYYRLKVVEIRLPPLRERREDIPELVAYLLEKVNRHLHTNVRKVPESVMESLTNYDWKGNVRELENSLTRAVTLAHGDVLLAEHLPLVSRDGTQKGLVGDELTSLKDMERRYIARVLRHTRWNKSRASEILGITRPTLDKKIRDYSLVDPRKHRDGAGDEEQTLRSMG
- a CDS encoding ATP-binding protein; translation: MWRTKPLRLRDRFILSSTALITVLMSIVIFFVEKEQTAVLRARAEEHAVALARAVAQLSENFLKYYDLVALQQNMEYAAEDEDVLFAIVFNRNARTMAANEEARESFPAELFEISAEMGRLERGRVLREEISLPTPDGRSLSVLEVVAPVFVEEQLWGAVKLGLSLEEVKAEIRRIRIGLISLGFLGLTLGALGSVFLASRISRPLESLVEGTIRVAHGDLRHRIDIPPGDEIGELAANFNRMTAEILDDRRKLEEASRKLGEAEKLASIGRLATALAHEIRNPLTAVKLNMQKVAKHPALSSLEREQLGIAESGLQQVEKLVKDILSYARAPTLKKASVRVENLLDEALRFVEEPIDDKRIRTFTEYGELAPITVDADQLRQVFLNILLNATEAVSPGGTITVRTIMRDGSAVIEIEDDGAGIDVRDQPSVFDPFFTTKSLGTGLGLTNARKVVELHRGRIEIASELGVGTRLTITLPYEPDPDVDETTSELHEIHPGH
- a CDS encoding ABC transporter substrate-binding protein; this encodes MQNTTETPFESPSGRNRRGRGAAQWVFPAALLALFIVTAFAARLVRKDGLGDLADVVNDPTNGPVQGGVFRFPLEQPIHTLDPAQAVFSVDVMLIQQLYDGLTAFDKNLNVVPALAKFWEISPDGRVYTFELRDDARFHNGRKVTAFDCVYSFERLLTKGLNEHNYHYFSRIEGAEAFRQGLSKSVSGLEAVDEHTFRIRFATPFVPALSVLSMYSSKILPREELVSAGEEFFQAPIGTGAFQFARWIGPAEDPGVPTVNGVRQGLRLEANPYYHEGRPHLDALVLRASWNSPEFEGSPRPLDEVADCVQTNGSQAYGDWVPVEVDRLLAIRYLHFPNQVAPYNDPRVRLAINLALDKRSFRDSHRAARGVTGATGVVPPGIPGFIPKESPTEQDLERARALLVEAGYPGGKGLPPLELPVQRGEANDTDRCLIYCLASIGVEVRPVRASGLGTEEASGARLQYNIWYADFPDPDNFLRPLFHSSGYRNVYGYNNPEVDRLLDQVWSETSYTERNKLYHRIEELVLQDAPIIPTDYGRLRYLLRPSVKGFTLTPLGAPYIKMKDVWFAQEGPATEVEL